In a genomic window of Carassius gibelio isolate Cgi1373 ecotype wild population from Czech Republic chromosome A3, carGib1.2-hapl.c, whole genome shotgun sequence:
- the LOC127945060 gene encoding 5-hydroxytryptamine receptor 3A-like: protein MTSMRPVLNWKIPTLVYTDLYVTSITEVNEKAQSLSTQVTIAHGWFSEFTKWNPVDFCGIKICPVKKDMVWSPDIIITESIKTEFATKENPYVQLMCEGIIVASNTFAVTTACKMNLHRFPFDVQICTFTLQSPIHSKEELIIRPFSGASFLTLSSKQAFQTQGEWEFLSINMSNTNVSYLGQQQDQLIYTITMKRRPLLYVINFLMPVFYFLILDLASFFIDSSGGEKLGFKVTLLLAISVLLLLLQDMLPSTASDIPLIGVYCVVIFTLIGISVLETILMNFLMAKANQTDAGRPTQSSSALSDAVKDTKGPADSVTDRHEEQLYALDVLKQILMQFQASATHQNQLEKKSLSWTRVVSIINLIFFFLYVTTVIVFLITLSEAWFM from the exons ATGACGTCCATGCGGCCCGTGTTAAACTGGAAAATCCCTACCCTTGTTTATACAGACCTGTATGTGACCTCCATCACAGAAGTG AATGAAAAAGCCCAGAGTCTCTCAACACAAGTCACAATTGCGCAT GGTTGGTTCAGTGAGTTCACGAAATGGAACCCAGTGGACTTTTGTGGAATCAAAATATGTCCAgttaaaaaggatatggtttGGTCTCCTGACATCATCATCACTGAAAG CATCAAGACTGAGTTTGCAACAAAGGAGAATCCGTATGTCCAGTTGATGTGTGAAGGCATTATTGTGGCATCTAACACTTTTGCTGTGACCACGGCCTGCAAGATGAACCTGCACCGATTTCCCTTCGACGTCCAAATCTGCACTTTTACCCTCCAGTCTCCAATCCATTCAA AGGAGGAGCTCATAATCCGTCCGTTCTCTGGCGCATCATTCCTGACCCTCAGCTCCAAGCAGGCCTTTCAGACTCAGGGAGAATGGGAATTCCTCAGTATCAACATGTCTAACACCAATGTCTCTTATCTAGGACAACAACAGGATCAGCTGATATATACG ATCACCATGAAGAGGAGGCCGTTACTGTATGTCATTAACTTTCTAATGCCGGTATTTTACTTCCTTATTCTGGATTTGGCCTCCTTCTTCATCGATTCAAGTGGAGGAGAAAAGTTGGGTTTTAAAGTAACTCTGCTTCTGGCTATTTCGGTGTTACTGCTGCTTCTTCAAGACATGCTGCCCTCTACTGCCAGTGATATCCCCCTGATTG GGGTTTATTGTGTGGTCATTTTCACTCTGATTGGCATCAGCGTTCTGGAGACCATTCTTATGAATTTTCTGATGGCTAAAGCAAATCAGACAGATGCAGGAAGACCAACGCAAAGCTCATCTGCTCTTTCTG ATGCTGTGAAGGACACTAAGGGCCCTGCGGACTCAGTTACAGACCGTCACGAGGAGCAGCTGTATGCGCTGGATGTTCTGAAGCAGATCCTCATGCAGTTTCAGGCTTCTGCTACTCATCAGAACCAACTAGAGAAGAAATCCCTGAGCTGGACCAGAGTGGTATCAATAATCAATCTGATCTTCTTCTTTCTGTATGTAACCACAGTTATTGTGTTTCTGATAACGCTGTCTGAGGCTTGGTTCATGTGA